One segment of Methylotenera versatilis 79 DNA contains the following:
- a CDS encoding c-type cytochrome, whose amino-acid sequence MNKLVKQIVLGAFALTATLTMVSAAFAAEPKPEEEVRYRQSVFNVIGRNFSVLGAIAKGERPYDQALAQKSANIVEALSTLPFGSFGPGTDIGTHKSDPKIWKENAKFKEAADKFQFEAAKLPAAAKDLDTLKLQVGAVGKTCKACHDDYRVKDKK is encoded by the coding sequence GTGAATAAATTAGTTAAACAAATCGTGTTAGGCGCATTTGCATTAACAGCAACATTGACGATGGTAAGTGCAGCGTTTGCTGCAGAACCTAAACCAGAAGAGGAAGTGCGTTATCGCCAATCTGTGTTTAATGTCATTGGGCGTAACTTTTCTGTTCTTGGTGCTATTGCAAAAGGCGAGCGTCCATATGACCAAGCCTTGGCACAAAAATCTGCCAACATCGTAGAAGCGTTATCTACGTTACCGTTTGGTTCATTCGGCCCTGGTACAGACATTGGTACTCATAAGTCAGATCCCAAAATTTGGAAAGAGAATGCTAAATTTAAAGAAGCTGCAGACAAATTCCAGTTCGAAGCTGCCAAGTTACCAGCTGCCGCTAAAGACCTTGATACGCTGAAGCTTCAAGTGGGCGCAGTAGGTAAAACTTGTAAAGCTTGCCATGATGATTACCGCGTAAAAGATAAGAAGTAA